One genomic region from Lates calcarifer isolate ASB-BC8 linkage group LG10, TLL_Latcal_v3, whole genome shotgun sequence encodes:
- the LOC108888543 gene encoding neuronal cell adhesion molecule isoform X12, producing MRPHSGTLVVDISREKAEHYEGVYQCTARNKHGTAVSNNIVVRQSRSPLWSKEKIKPIVVQEGVSLVLPCRPPAGLPPPIIFWMDNNFQRLPQSSRVSQSLNGDLYFSNVLREDSRNDYICYARFPHTQTIQQKQPITVKVLNLDAINDTMAAFYNDTDLFSEDPMDERRPTFLIPSGSSSSKMVLRGQVLEMECIAGGLPTPEISWTKVSGDLPAKRTSFLHYQKTLRIVNVSESDAGDYRCTARNRLGSVHHTIRVAVKAAPYWISGPSRNLVLAPGENGVLTCRASGTPKPSITWAMNGIPIENSPNDVSRKVEDDTIIFTDVQIGSSAVYQCNVSNDYGYLLSNAFVNVLSEPPRVLTPANKVYQVIKNHPALIDCASFGSPIPKITWFKDSRSSTLDGEPYIKHDNGTLEIHIAQAEHSGKYTCVARNILGIYENHIYLEVKEPTRILKQPEYKVVQRGKSVVFECKVKHDPSLIPTMTWLKDDGELPDDERLIVDSDSLTINDVTENDAGVYTCIMNTTLDHDSASAELTVVEATPTPAVAYEKPDPPTDLELTDKKKRSVQLTWTPGDEHNSPIKKFLIQYEDSLHNRGHWHNLTEVPGTKTTAHLKLSPYVHYTFRVLALNAMGFSRPSFPSKVYKTEAAAPDENPTGVQGFGTEHDNLVISWKPLSGLQSNGPGLHYRVMWRQKAVDSEWTTVTVANNSKFVVSGTPTFVPYEIKVQAVNDHGAGPDPAIAIGYSGEDFPVAAPENVQAVVLNSTLAEVHWDPVPHRLVRGHLKGYKVTYWRKNNIHKHNPYHTEKLFLVFSGNHSHGMLPGLHPFTLYSVNVRVFNGKGDGPVSSDQHFETPEGVPGAPTSLVVTNSNQDSLTLEWSPPHDHNGRITGYTLKYQPVNNSNELGPVEELALLANETSVTLPNLKYSTRYKFYLNAKTVRGAGPAISQETVTIMDEVPISQLDVDVGQGNQTSHPIARPPPQHPTQKARPASPFGNLSSSVGEHGALISWEYWGSGKTIYVEYIVKNSEGEEEWQKEPVNGSQNVTLKGLKGGLSYRVRLVAKGHHDQPLHHSEELLVTVPAVASRQVDIATQGWFIGLMCAIALLILILLIICFIQRNKGGKYPVKEKEDAHTDPEFQPMKEDDCTFVEYSDNEDHKPLKGSRTPSNGTVKREDSDDSLVDYGEGGDGQFNEDGSFIGQYSGKSASRDTAEGHESSEAPSPITAMNSLNSFV from the exons ATGAGGCCCCACTCAGGGACCCTGGTGGTGGACATCAGCAGGGAGAAGGCTGAGCATTATGAGGGGGTGTACCAGTGCACGGCAAGAAACAAACATGGAACAGCTGTTTCCAACAACATAGTCGTACGACAGTCCA GGTCCCCCCTGTGGTCAAAGGAGAAAATCAAGCCAATCGTTGTTCAGGAGGGTGTGTCCTTGGTGCTTCCGTGTCGTCCCCCTGCCGGTCTGCCCCCTCCCATTATATTCTGGATGGACAATA ACTTTCAGAGGCTGCCTCAGAGCAGCAGGGTGTCCCAGTCCCTGAACGGAGACCTTTACTTCTCTAATGTGCTCCGAGAGGATTCCAGGAATGACTACATCTGCTACGCCcgcttcccacacacacaaaccatccAGCAGAAACAACCCATCACTGTCAAGGTCCTCAACC TGGATGCAATCAATGACACAATGGCAGCTTTTTACAATGACACTGATTTATTTAGTG AAGACCCAATGGATGAGAGGAGGCCAACTTTCCTCATCCCATCTGGCTCCTCCAGCTCCAAGATGGTGTTGAGAGGACAGGTGCTGGAGATGGAGTGTATTGCAGGGGGACT GCCCACTCCCGAAATCTCCTGGACCAAAGTCAGCGGAGATCTCCCAGCCAAGCGCACGTCCTTCCTGCACTACCAGAAGACGCTTCGTATTGTGAATGTGTCGGAGTCAGACGCAGGAGATTACCGCTGCACAGCCCGGAACCGGCTTGGCTCGGTGCATCACACCATCCGTGTCGCAGTCAAAG CTGCTCCGTATTGGATCAGTGGTCCTTCCAGGAACCTTGTCTTAGCTCCAGGAGAGAATGGTGTGCTGACCTGCAGGGCCAGTGGCACTCCAAAGCCCTCCATCACCTGGGCTATGAATGGCATCCCAATAGAGA ATTCACCTAATGATGTTAGTAGAAAAGTGGAGGACGACACCATCATCTTCACTGATGTACAGATTGGATCCAGCGCCGTCTATCAGTGTAATGTCTCCAATGACTATGGGTACCTCCTGTCCAACGCCTTTGTCAACGTCCTCT CCGAGCCGCCCAGAGTGCTGACACCGGCCAACAAAGTCTACCAGGTCATCAAAAATCACCCGGCCCTGATAGACTGCGCTTCCTTCGGGTCACCCATCCCTAAAATTACATG GTTCAAAGACAGTCGGTCCAGCACCCTGGATGGAGAACCTTACATCAAGCATGACAACGGGACTTTAGAGATTCACATAGCACAGGCTGAACACAGCGGCAAATACACCTGCGTGGCCAGAAACATCCTTGGTATCTATGAGAATCACATCTACCTGGAGGTCAAAG AGCCCACCCGAATACTGAAGCAGCCAGAGTACAAAGTGGTCCAGAGGGGTAAGTCTGTGGTGTTTGAGTGTAAGGTGAAACATGACCCCTCGCTTATCCCCACCATGACCTGGCTCAAAGACGATGGAGAGCTCCCTGATGATGAGAG ATTAATTGTGGACTCTGACAGCCTTACCATCAATGATGTGACAGAGAATGATGCGGGCGTATACACCTGCATCATGAACACCACTTTGGACCATGATTCAGCCAGCGCTGAGCTCACTGTTGTCG AGGCCACACCAACACCAGCTGTTGCCTACG AGAAACCTGACCCCCCAACTGACCTAGAGCTGACGGACAAGAAAAAGAGGAGTGTTCAGCTCACTTGGACCCCTGGGGATGAACATAACAGTCCTATTAAGA aatTTCTGATCCAGTATGAAGACTCGCTGCACAACCGAGGTCACTGGCATAATCTCACAGAGGTTCCTGGAACCAAGACGACAGCTCACCTCAAACTATCCCCCTATGTCCACTACACCTTCAGAGTTTTGGCCCTCAATGCCATGGGTTTCAGCCGTCCCAGCTTCCCCTCTAAAGTGTACAAGACAGAAGCTGCAG CTCCAGACGAGAACCCAACAGGTGTACAGGGATTTGGAACAGAACATGACAATCTTGTAATCTCATGGAAG CCATTGTCAGGCCTCCAATCTAATGGTCCAGGGCTTCATTATCGAGTGATGTGGAGGCAGAAGGCAGTGGACAGTGAATGGACCACAGTGACTGTGGCCAACAACTCCAAGTTTGTTGTGTCTGGAACGCCCACATTTGTTCCATATGAGATAAAAGTTCAGGCTGTGAACGACCATGGGGCTGGACCTGACCCTGCTATTGCCATCGGCTACTCAGGAGAGGACT TTCCAGTAGCAGCTCCAGAAAATGTCCAGGCTGTAGTGCTGAACAGCACTTTGGCAGAGGTGCACTGGGATCCTGTGCCTCATAGATTAGTCCGGGGACATCTCAAAGGATATAAG GTGACCTACTGGAGAAAGAACAACATCCACAAACACAACCCCTATCATACAGAGAAGCTGTTCCTGGTCTTCAGTGGAAACCACAGCCACGGCATGCTACCTGGTCTGCACCCCTTCACTCTCTACTCCGTCAATGTCAGAGTTTTTAATGGTAAAGGAGATGGTCCTGTGAGCTCCGACCAGCACTTTGAGACACCTGAGGGAG TGCCAGGGGCTCCTACTTCCTTGGTGGTTACCAACTCAAACCAGGATTCTTTAACTCTTGAATGGAGTCCTCCTCATGATCACAATGGACGTATCACTGGCTACACCCTCAAATATCAGCCAG TCAATAACTCCAATGAGCTGGGCCCAGTGGAGGAGCTGGCCCTGCTCGCCAATGAGACCTCAGTCACTTTGCCCAACCTCAAGTACAGCACACGCTACAAGTTTTATTTGAATGCGAAAACAGTCAGGGGAGCAGGCCCAGCCATTTCTCAGGAAACTGTCACCATCATGGATGAAG TTCCGATATCACAGCTTGACGTAGATGTGGGCCAAG GAAACCAAACCTCTCATCCCATTGCACGGCCTCCTCCACAACATCCAACCCAAAAGG CACGGCCTGCGAGTCCTTTCGGGAACCTTAGCTCCTCGGTTGGAGAGCACGGGGCCCTGATCAGTTGGGAGTACTGGGGCTCAGGGAAAACCATTTATGTAGAATACATAGTAAAAAACA GTGAAGGTGAAGAGGAGTGGCAGAAAGAGCCTGTGAACGGCTCTCAGAACGTTACGCTGAAGGGCTTAAAGGGGGGCCTCTCCTATAGGGTGCGTTTGGTGGCCAAAGGTCACCACGACCAGCCGCTCCACCACTCTGAGGAGCTGTTGGTCACGGTACCAG CTGTGGCGAGCAGACAGGTGGACATTGCCACTCAGGGATGGTTCATAGGCCTCATGTGTGCCATCGCTCTGCTCATCCTGATCCTCCTGATTATCTGTTTCATCCAGAGGAATAAGGGAGGGAAATACCCTG TCAAAGAGAAGGAGGACGCACACACAGACCCAGAGTTCCAGCCCATGAAAGAAGACGACTGCACTTTTGTGGAATACAG TGACAATGAAGACCATAAACCATTAAAAGGGAGCCGCACACCGTCTAATGGGACAGTTAAGAGAGAAGACAGTGACGACAGTTTAGTTGACTACGGGGAAGGAGGAGACGGACAGTTCAACGAGGATGGCTCGTTTATCGGCCAGTATAGCGGAAAGAGTGCCAGCAGGGACACTGCTGAGGGCCACGAGAGCTCAGAGGCCCCATCTCCCATTACTGCCATGAACTCCTTGAACTCATTTGTGTAG
- the LOC108888543 gene encoding neuronal cell adhesion molecule isoform X4 gives MMERRRMDAALLVLLMGHLATALEVPLDLPQPPTITHQSPKDYIIDPRENIIIHCEAKGKPHPSFSWTRNGTHFDIDQDSNVIMRPHSGTLVVDISREKAEHYEGVYQCTARNKHGTAVSNNIVVRQSRSPLWSKEKIKPIVVQEGVSLVLPCRPPAGLPPPIIFWMDNNFQRLPQSSRVSQSLNGDLYFSNVLREDSRNDYICYARFPHTQTIQQKQPITVKVLNQDPMDERRPTFLIPSGSSSSKMVLRGQVLEMECIAGGLPTPEISWTKVSGDLPAKRTSFLHYQKTLRIVNVSESDAGDYRCTARNRLGSVHHTIRVAVKAAPYWISGPSRNLVLAPGENGVLTCRASGTPKPSITWAMNGIPIENSPNDVSRKVEDDTIIFTDVQIGSSAVYQCNVSNDYGYLLSNAFVNVLSEPPRVLTPANKVYQVIKNHPALIDCASFGSPIPKITWFKDSRSSTLDGEPYIKHDNGTLEIHIAQAEHSGKYTCVARNILGIYENHIYLEVKEPTRILKQPEYKVVQRGKSVVFECKVKHDPSLIPTMTWLKDDGELPDDERLIVDSDSLTINDVTENDAGVYTCIMNTTLDHDSASAELTVVEATPTPAVAYEKPDPPTDLELTDKKKRSVQLTWTPGDEHNSPIKKFLIQYEDSLHNRGHWHNLTEVPGTKTTAHLKLSPYVHYTFRVLALNAMGFSRPSFPSKVYKTEAAAPDENPTGVQGFGTEHDNLVISWKPLSGLQSNGPGLHYRVMWRQKAVDSEWTTVTVANNSKFVVSGTPTFVPYEIKVQAVNDHGAGPDPAIAIGYSGEDFPVAAPENVQAVVLNSTLAEVHWDPVPHRLVRGHLKGYKVTYWRKNNIHKHNPYHTEKLFLVFSGNHSHGMLPGLHPFTLYSVNVRVFNGKGDGPVSSDQHFETPEGVPGAPTSLVVTNSNQDSLTLEWSPPHDHNGRITGYTLKYQPVNNSNELGPVEELALLANETSVTLPNLKYSTRYKFYLNAKTVRGAGPAISQETVTIMDEVPISQLDVDVGQGNQTSHPIARPPPQHPTQKARPASPFGNLSSSVGEHGALISWEYWGSGKTIYVEYIVKNSEGEEEWQKEPVNGSQNVTLKGLKGGLSYRVRLVAKGHHDQPLHHSEELLVTVPAVASRQVDIATQGWFIGLMCAIALLILILLIICFIQRNKGGKYPVKEKEDAHTDPEFQPMKEDDCTFVEYSDNEDHKPLKGSRTPSNGTVKREDSDDSLVDYGEGGDGQFNEDGSFIGQYSGKSASRDTAEGHESSEAPSPITAMNSLNSFV, from the exons atgatggagaggaggaggatggatgCAGCACTCCTGGTGCTGTTAATGGGACACCTCGCCACGGCGCTGGAGGTCCCACTAGACC TGCCGCAGCCACCGACCATAACTCACCAATCCCCCAAGGATTACATCATCGACCCACGTGAGAACATTATAATCCACTGTGAGGCGAAGGGGAAGCCTCATCCCAG TTTTTCCTGGACGAGAAATGGGACCCACTTTGACATTGACCAGGACTCCAATGTAATCATGAGGCCCCACTCAGGGACCCTGGTGGTGGACATCAGCAGGGAGAAGGCTGAGCATTATGAGGGGGTGTACCAGTGCACGGCAAGAAACAAACATGGAACAGCTGTTTCCAACAACATAGTCGTACGACAGTCCA GGTCCCCCCTGTGGTCAAAGGAGAAAATCAAGCCAATCGTTGTTCAGGAGGGTGTGTCCTTGGTGCTTCCGTGTCGTCCCCCTGCCGGTCTGCCCCCTCCCATTATATTCTGGATGGACAATA ACTTTCAGAGGCTGCCTCAGAGCAGCAGGGTGTCCCAGTCCCTGAACGGAGACCTTTACTTCTCTAATGTGCTCCGAGAGGATTCCAGGAATGACTACATCTGCTACGCCcgcttcccacacacacaaaccatccAGCAGAAACAACCCATCACTGTCAAGGTCCTCAACC AAGACCCAATGGATGAGAGGAGGCCAACTTTCCTCATCCCATCTGGCTCCTCCAGCTCCAAGATGGTGTTGAGAGGACAGGTGCTGGAGATGGAGTGTATTGCAGGGGGACT GCCCACTCCCGAAATCTCCTGGACCAAAGTCAGCGGAGATCTCCCAGCCAAGCGCACGTCCTTCCTGCACTACCAGAAGACGCTTCGTATTGTGAATGTGTCGGAGTCAGACGCAGGAGATTACCGCTGCACAGCCCGGAACCGGCTTGGCTCGGTGCATCACACCATCCGTGTCGCAGTCAAAG CTGCTCCGTATTGGATCAGTGGTCCTTCCAGGAACCTTGTCTTAGCTCCAGGAGAGAATGGTGTGCTGACCTGCAGGGCCAGTGGCACTCCAAAGCCCTCCATCACCTGGGCTATGAATGGCATCCCAATAGAGA ATTCACCTAATGATGTTAGTAGAAAAGTGGAGGACGACACCATCATCTTCACTGATGTACAGATTGGATCCAGCGCCGTCTATCAGTGTAATGTCTCCAATGACTATGGGTACCTCCTGTCCAACGCCTTTGTCAACGTCCTCT CCGAGCCGCCCAGAGTGCTGACACCGGCCAACAAAGTCTACCAGGTCATCAAAAATCACCCGGCCCTGATAGACTGCGCTTCCTTCGGGTCACCCATCCCTAAAATTACATG GTTCAAAGACAGTCGGTCCAGCACCCTGGATGGAGAACCTTACATCAAGCATGACAACGGGACTTTAGAGATTCACATAGCACAGGCTGAACACAGCGGCAAATACACCTGCGTGGCCAGAAACATCCTTGGTATCTATGAGAATCACATCTACCTGGAGGTCAAAG AGCCCACCCGAATACTGAAGCAGCCAGAGTACAAAGTGGTCCAGAGGGGTAAGTCTGTGGTGTTTGAGTGTAAGGTGAAACATGACCCCTCGCTTATCCCCACCATGACCTGGCTCAAAGACGATGGAGAGCTCCCTGATGATGAGAG ATTAATTGTGGACTCTGACAGCCTTACCATCAATGATGTGACAGAGAATGATGCGGGCGTATACACCTGCATCATGAACACCACTTTGGACCATGATTCAGCCAGCGCTGAGCTCACTGTTGTCG AGGCCACACCAACACCAGCTGTTGCCTACG AGAAACCTGACCCCCCAACTGACCTAGAGCTGACGGACAAGAAAAAGAGGAGTGTTCAGCTCACTTGGACCCCTGGGGATGAACATAACAGTCCTATTAAGA aatTTCTGATCCAGTATGAAGACTCGCTGCACAACCGAGGTCACTGGCATAATCTCACAGAGGTTCCTGGAACCAAGACGACAGCTCACCTCAAACTATCCCCCTATGTCCACTACACCTTCAGAGTTTTGGCCCTCAATGCCATGGGTTTCAGCCGTCCCAGCTTCCCCTCTAAAGTGTACAAGACAGAAGCTGCAG CTCCAGACGAGAACCCAACAGGTGTACAGGGATTTGGAACAGAACATGACAATCTTGTAATCTCATGGAAG CCATTGTCAGGCCTCCAATCTAATGGTCCAGGGCTTCATTATCGAGTGATGTGGAGGCAGAAGGCAGTGGACAGTGAATGGACCACAGTGACTGTGGCCAACAACTCCAAGTTTGTTGTGTCTGGAACGCCCACATTTGTTCCATATGAGATAAAAGTTCAGGCTGTGAACGACCATGGGGCTGGACCTGACCCTGCTATTGCCATCGGCTACTCAGGAGAGGACT TTCCAGTAGCAGCTCCAGAAAATGTCCAGGCTGTAGTGCTGAACAGCACTTTGGCAGAGGTGCACTGGGATCCTGTGCCTCATAGATTAGTCCGGGGACATCTCAAAGGATATAAG GTGACCTACTGGAGAAAGAACAACATCCACAAACACAACCCCTATCATACAGAGAAGCTGTTCCTGGTCTTCAGTGGAAACCACAGCCACGGCATGCTACCTGGTCTGCACCCCTTCACTCTCTACTCCGTCAATGTCAGAGTTTTTAATGGTAAAGGAGATGGTCCTGTGAGCTCCGACCAGCACTTTGAGACACCTGAGGGAG TGCCAGGGGCTCCTACTTCCTTGGTGGTTACCAACTCAAACCAGGATTCTTTAACTCTTGAATGGAGTCCTCCTCATGATCACAATGGACGTATCACTGGCTACACCCTCAAATATCAGCCAG TCAATAACTCCAATGAGCTGGGCCCAGTGGAGGAGCTGGCCCTGCTCGCCAATGAGACCTCAGTCACTTTGCCCAACCTCAAGTACAGCACACGCTACAAGTTTTATTTGAATGCGAAAACAGTCAGGGGAGCAGGCCCAGCCATTTCTCAGGAAACTGTCACCATCATGGATGAAG TTCCGATATCACAGCTTGACGTAGATGTGGGCCAAG GAAACCAAACCTCTCATCCCATTGCACGGCCTCCTCCACAACATCCAACCCAAAAGG CACGGCCTGCGAGTCCTTTCGGGAACCTTAGCTCCTCGGTTGGAGAGCACGGGGCCCTGATCAGTTGGGAGTACTGGGGCTCAGGGAAAACCATTTATGTAGAATACATAGTAAAAAACA GTGAAGGTGAAGAGGAGTGGCAGAAAGAGCCTGTGAACGGCTCTCAGAACGTTACGCTGAAGGGCTTAAAGGGGGGCCTCTCCTATAGGGTGCGTTTGGTGGCCAAAGGTCACCACGACCAGCCGCTCCACCACTCTGAGGAGCTGTTGGTCACGGTACCAG CTGTGGCGAGCAGACAGGTGGACATTGCCACTCAGGGATGGTTCATAGGCCTCATGTGTGCCATCGCTCTGCTCATCCTGATCCTCCTGATTATCTGTTTCATCCAGAGGAATAAGGGAGGGAAATACCCTG TCAAAGAGAAGGAGGACGCACACACAGACCCAGAGTTCCAGCCCATGAAAGAAGACGACTGCACTTTTGTGGAATACAG TGACAATGAAGACCATAAACCATTAAAAGGGAGCCGCACACCGTCTAATGGGACAGTTAAGAGAGAAGACAGTGACGACAGTTTAGTTGACTACGGGGAAGGAGGAGACGGACAGTTCAACGAGGATGGCTCGTTTATCGGCCAGTATAGCGGAAAGAGTGCCAGCAGGGACACTGCTGAGGGCCACGAGAGCTCAGAGGCCCCATCTCCCATTACTGCCATGAACTCCTTGAACTCATTTGTGTAG
- the LOC108888543 gene encoding neuronal cell adhesion molecule isoform X10: MMERRRMDAALLVLLMGHLATALEVPLDLPQPPTITHQSPKDYIIDPRENIIIHCEAKGKPHPSFSWTRNGTHFDIDQDSNVIMRPHSGTLVVDISREKAEHYEGVYQCTARNKHGTAVSNNIVVRQSRSPLWSKEKIKPIVVQEGVSLVLPCRPPAGLPPPIIFWMDNNFQRLPQSSRVSQSLNGDLYFSNVLREDSRNDYICYARFPHTQTIQQKQPITVKVLNLDAINDTMAAFYNDTDLFSEDPMDERRPTFLIPSGSSSSKMVLRGQVLEMECIAGGLPTPEISWTKVSGDLPAKRTSFLHYQKTLRIVNVSESDAGDYRCTARNRLGSVHHTIRVAVKAAPYWISGPSRNLVLAPGENGVLTCRASGTPKPSITWAMNGIPIENSPNDVSRKVEDDTIIFTDVQIGSSAVYQCNVSNDYGYLLSNAFVNVLSEPPRVLTPANKVYQVIKNHPALIDCASFGSPIPKITWFKDSRSSTLDGEPYIKHDNGTLEIHIAQAEHSGKYTCVARNILGIYENHIYLEVKEPTRILKQPEYKVVQRGKSVVFECKVKHDPSLIPTMTWLKDDGELPDDERLIVDSDSLTINDVTENDAGVYTCIMNTTLDHDSASAELTVVEKPDPPTDLELTDKKKRSVQLTWTPGDEHNSPIKKFLIQYEDSLHNRGHWHNLTEVPGTKTTAHLKLSPYVHYTFRVLALNAMGFSRPSFPSKVYKTEAAAPDENPTGVQGFGTEHDNLVISWKPLSGLQSNGPGLHYRVMWRQKAVDSEWTTVTVANNSKFVVSGTPTFVPYEIKVQAVNDHGAGPDPAIAIGYSGEDFPVAAPENVQAVVLNSTLAEVHWDPVPHRLVRGHLKGYKVTYWRKNNIHKHNPYHTEKLFLVFSGNHSHGMLPGLHPFTLYSVNVRVFNGKGDGPVSSDQHFETPEGVPGAPTSLVVTNSNQDSLTLEWSPPHDHNGRITGYTLKYQPVNNSNELGPVEELALLANETSVTLPNLKYSTRYKFYLNAKTVRGAGPAISQETVTIMDEAVASRQVDIATQGWFIGLMCAIALLILILLIICFIQRNKGGKYPVKEKEDAHTDPEFQPMKEDDCTFVEYSDNEDHKPLKGSRTPSNGTVKREDSDDSLVDYGEGGDGQFNEDGSFIGQYSGKSASRDTAEGHESSEAPSPITAMNSLNSFV; the protein is encoded by the exons atgatggagaggaggaggatggatgCAGCACTCCTGGTGCTGTTAATGGGACACCTCGCCACGGCGCTGGAGGTCCCACTAGACC TGCCGCAGCCACCGACCATAACTCACCAATCCCCCAAGGATTACATCATCGACCCACGTGAGAACATTATAATCCACTGTGAGGCGAAGGGGAAGCCTCATCCCAG TTTTTCCTGGACGAGAAATGGGACCCACTTTGACATTGACCAGGACTCCAATGTAATCATGAGGCCCCACTCAGGGACCCTGGTGGTGGACATCAGCAGGGAGAAGGCTGAGCATTATGAGGGGGTGTACCAGTGCACGGCAAGAAACAAACATGGAACAGCTGTTTCCAACAACATAGTCGTACGACAGTCCA GGTCCCCCCTGTGGTCAAAGGAGAAAATCAAGCCAATCGTTGTTCAGGAGGGTGTGTCCTTGGTGCTTCCGTGTCGTCCCCCTGCCGGTCTGCCCCCTCCCATTATATTCTGGATGGACAATA ACTTTCAGAGGCTGCCTCAGAGCAGCAGGGTGTCCCAGTCCCTGAACGGAGACCTTTACTTCTCTAATGTGCTCCGAGAGGATTCCAGGAATGACTACATCTGCTACGCCcgcttcccacacacacaaaccatccAGCAGAAACAACCCATCACTGTCAAGGTCCTCAACC TGGATGCAATCAATGACACAATGGCAGCTTTTTACAATGACACTGATTTATTTAGTG AAGACCCAATGGATGAGAGGAGGCCAACTTTCCTCATCCCATCTGGCTCCTCCAGCTCCAAGATGGTGTTGAGAGGACAGGTGCTGGAGATGGAGTGTATTGCAGGGGGACT GCCCACTCCCGAAATCTCCTGGACCAAAGTCAGCGGAGATCTCCCAGCCAAGCGCACGTCCTTCCTGCACTACCAGAAGACGCTTCGTATTGTGAATGTGTCGGAGTCAGACGCAGGAGATTACCGCTGCACAGCCCGGAACCGGCTTGGCTCGGTGCATCACACCATCCGTGTCGCAGTCAAAG CTGCTCCGTATTGGATCAGTGGTCCTTCCAGGAACCTTGTCTTAGCTCCAGGAGAGAATGGTGTGCTGACCTGCAGGGCCAGTGGCACTCCAAAGCCCTCCATCACCTGGGCTATGAATGGCATCCCAATAGAGA ATTCACCTAATGATGTTAGTAGAAAAGTGGAGGACGACACCATCATCTTCACTGATGTACAGATTGGATCCAGCGCCGTCTATCAGTGTAATGTCTCCAATGACTATGGGTACCTCCTGTCCAACGCCTTTGTCAACGTCCTCT CCGAGCCGCCCAGAGTGCTGACACCGGCCAACAAAGTCTACCAGGTCATCAAAAATCACCCGGCCCTGATAGACTGCGCTTCCTTCGGGTCACCCATCCCTAAAATTACATG GTTCAAAGACAGTCGGTCCAGCACCCTGGATGGAGAACCTTACATCAAGCATGACAACGGGACTTTAGAGATTCACATAGCACAGGCTGAACACAGCGGCAAATACACCTGCGTGGCCAGAAACATCCTTGGTATCTATGAGAATCACATCTACCTGGAGGTCAAAG AGCCCACCCGAATACTGAAGCAGCCAGAGTACAAAGTGGTCCAGAGGGGTAAGTCTGTGGTGTTTGAGTGTAAGGTGAAACATGACCCCTCGCTTATCCCCACCATGACCTGGCTCAAAGACGATGGAGAGCTCCCTGATGATGAGAG ATTAATTGTGGACTCTGACAGCCTTACCATCAATGATGTGACAGAGAATGATGCGGGCGTATACACCTGCATCATGAACACCACTTTGGACCATGATTCAGCCAGCGCTGAGCTCACTGTTGTCG AGAAACCTGACCCCCCAACTGACCTAGAGCTGACGGACAAGAAAAAGAGGAGTGTTCAGCTCACTTGGACCCCTGGGGATGAACATAACAGTCCTATTAAGA aatTTCTGATCCAGTATGAAGACTCGCTGCACAACCGAGGTCACTGGCATAATCTCACAGAGGTTCCTGGAACCAAGACGACAGCTCACCTCAAACTATCCCCCTATGTCCACTACACCTTCAGAGTTTTGGCCCTCAATGCCATGGGTTTCAGCCGTCCCAGCTTCCCCTCTAAAGTGTACAAGACAGAAGCTGCAG CTCCAGACGAGAACCCAACAGGTGTACAGGGATTTGGAACAGAACATGACAATCTTGTAATCTCATGGAAG CCATTGTCAGGCCTCCAATCTAATGGTCCAGGGCTTCATTATCGAGTGATGTGGAGGCAGAAGGCAGTGGACAGTGAATGGACCACAGTGACTGTGGCCAACAACTCCAAGTTTGTTGTGTCTGGAACGCCCACATTTGTTCCATATGAGATAAAAGTTCAGGCTGTGAACGACCATGGGGCTGGACCTGACCCTGCTATTGCCATCGGCTACTCAGGAGAGGACT TTCCAGTAGCAGCTCCAGAAAATGTCCAGGCTGTAGTGCTGAACAGCACTTTGGCAGAGGTGCACTGGGATCCTGTGCCTCATAGATTAGTCCGGGGACATCTCAAAGGATATAAG GTGACCTACTGGAGAAAGAACAACATCCACAAACACAACCCCTATCATACAGAGAAGCTGTTCCTGGTCTTCAGTGGAAACCACAGCCACGGCATGCTACCTGGTCTGCACCCCTTCACTCTCTACTCCGTCAATGTCAGAGTTTTTAATGGTAAAGGAGATGGTCCTGTGAGCTCCGACCAGCACTTTGAGACACCTGAGGGAG TGCCAGGGGCTCCTACTTCCTTGGTGGTTACCAACTCAAACCAGGATTCTTTAACTCTTGAATGGAGTCCTCCTCATGATCACAATGGACGTATCACTGGCTACACCCTCAAATATCAGCCAG TCAATAACTCCAATGAGCTGGGCCCAGTGGAGGAGCTGGCCCTGCTCGCCAATGAGACCTCAGTCACTTTGCCCAACCTCAAGTACAGCACACGCTACAAGTTTTATTTGAATGCGAAAACAGTCAGGGGAGCAGGCCCAGCCATTTCTCAGGAAACTGTCACCATCATGGATGAAG CTGTGGCGAGCAGACAGGTGGACATTGCCACTCAGGGATGGTTCATAGGCCTCATGTGTGCCATCGCTCTGCTCATCCTGATCCTCCTGATTATCTGTTTCATCCAGAGGAATAAGGGAGGGAAATACCCTG TCAAAGAGAAGGAGGACGCACACACAGACCCAGAGTTCCAGCCCATGAAAGAAGACGACTGCACTTTTGTGGAATACAG TGACAATGAAGACCATAAACCATTAAAAGGGAGCCGCACACCGTCTAATGGGACAGTTAAGAGAGAAGACAGTGACGACAGTTTAGTTGACTACGGGGAAGGAGGAGACGGACAGTTCAACGAGGATGGCTCGTTTATCGGCCAGTATAGCGGAAAGAGTGCCAGCAGGGACACTGCTGAGGGCCACGAGAGCTCAGAGGCCCCATCTCCCATTACTGCCATGAACTCCTTGAACTCATTTGTGTAG